A region from the Lolium perenne isolate Kyuss_39 chromosome 4, Kyuss_2.0, whole genome shotgun sequence genome encodes:
- the LOC127295894 gene encoding uncharacterized protein: MSEPATQCRGNVGGGEGGGGGMRTVECLRGRLQAERVASKAAKEEADQLATRLDELEKQLAEEVKIRNKAERRLRRAIKRLESLKILDVQLSPSETSIGSLSSNSTGCSGQEPPETNHTAGSLTSTVDSVRSVPHAGGGEDKGWDGDSAKGSSAGSCTTQANSSHDGSWFSVVSEQSGSGLCCKEEGRVVMDTDGAKSCGGGSGGSAAGDADHDSQRESEQPPASSGSGSSKSEASYRGEEDDRLALVLVENPHYHTAESGRPRTEDDAETSNSREPEAESNRLAMVLADPQPQCEAPVMSVSGGNDVQSVLLALRQVKEQLRYTIERRSEGLVAHRELCGH; this comes from the exons ATGTCTGAACCGGCCACGCAATGCAG GGGAAATGTGGGCGGCGGCGagggtggtggcggcggcatgAGGACGGTGGAGTGCCTCAGAGGGAGGCTGCAAGCCGAGAGGGTGGCGTCCAAGGCGGCCAAGGAGGAAGCTGACCAGCTCGCCACCAGG TTggacgagcttgagaagcagctcgCCGAGGAGGTGAAGATCAGGAACAAGGCGGAGAGGAGGCTGAGGAGGGCCATCAAGAGGCTGGAATCCCTCAAGATCCTCGACGTGCAGCTCTCGCCCTCGGAGACCTCCATTGGGTCGCTCTCTTCCAACTCCACTGGCTGCTCCGGCCAGGAGCCGCCGGAGACGAACCACACTGCAGGCTCGCTGACGAGCACCGTCGATTCCGTGCGTTCCGTCCCTCATGCTGGTGGCGGCGAGGACAAGGGATGGGACGGCGACAGCGCCAAGGGCTCGTCGGCGGGTTCCTGCACAACCCAGGCGAACTCCTCCCACGACGGGAGCTGGTTCTCGGTGGTGTCCGAGCAATCCGGGTCTGGTCTCTGCTGCAAGGAGGAGGGTCGCGTGGTCATGGATACTGACGGTGCCAAGAGCTGCGGCGGTGGTTCCGGTGGCAGTGCTGCTGGTGACGCCGATCATGATTCACAGAG AGAGTCGGAGCAGCCCCCAGCATCCAGCGGCAGCGGCTCATCGAAATCGGAAGCAAGCTACCGCGGGGAGGAGGACGACAGGCTAGCGCTGGTGCTGGTAGAGAACCCGCATTATCACACCGCAGAATCAGGTCGACCGAGAACAGAGGACGACGCCGAGACCAGCAACAGTAGGGAGCCGGAGGCAGAGAGCAACAGGCTCGCCATGGTCCTGGCCGACCCACAACCACAATGTGAAGCGCCGGTGATGAGCGTCAGCGGCGGCAACGACGTGCAGTCGGTGCTCCTGGCACTGCGGCAGGTCAAGGAGCAGCTGCGGTACACCATCGAGCGGAGGTCCGAGGGGCTCGTCGCGCACCGGGAGCTGTGTGGCCACTGA